From Sceloporus undulatus isolate JIND9_A2432 ecotype Alabama chromosome 6, SceUnd_v1.1, whole genome shotgun sequence, one genomic window encodes:
- the BLOC1S6 gene encoding biogenesis of lysosome-related organelles complex 1 subunit 6 isoform X2: MDIYLRRRGSRWCPSPRKAGGQGGRVSLGGSRSGAGIPGIHPAATRCLRAPSLKATRWFLRRVSFFSARRLMPPPSAPPQAPRPRSLSLGASAASQRETRAALAEVHFLRCPRPRRRRFPNRCSDYDDAGAPKDSTEHRGRGFK, from the exons ATGGACATCTACCTCCGTCGTCGGGGGAGCCGGTGGTGTCCTTCTCCGCGGAAGGCGGGCGGCCAGGGAGGGCGAGTCTCCCTCGGCGGGTCCCGCTCGGGAGCCGGCATCCCTGGCATTCACCCCGCCGCTACCCGCTGCCTTCGGGCTCCCTCCCTCAAAGCGACGCGGTGGTTCCTGCGGAGGGTCTCCTTCTTCTCCGCCCGCCGCCTCATGCCGCCTCCTTCGGCCCCTCCTCAGGCCCCTCGCCCTCGCTCCCTCTCTCTAGGCGCCTCGGCTGCCTCACAAAGGGAGACCCGCGCCGCCCTTGCTGAGGTACATTTCTTGAGGTGCCCTCGTCCTCGTCGTCGTCGGTTCCCCAACCGCTGCAGCGACTACGACGACGCCGGGGCTCCGAAGGACTCAACCGAACACAGAGGCCGCgg ATTCAAATGA